The following coding sequences are from one Lolium rigidum isolate FL_2022 chromosome 6, APGP_CSIRO_Lrig_0.1, whole genome shotgun sequence window:
- the LOC124660985 gene encoding ribonuclease III domain-containing protein RNC1, chloroplastic, translating to MAPPAMAFQALTFSPLPLHLPTTRRRVRALAVAADQPPQSPPSEPANSPSRLLRELAERKKYVSPKKKHPPRRFILKPPLDDERLTQRFLNSPQLSLKSLPLLSSCLPSAPLSAADRAWMDEYLLEAKQALGYPLAPSDTLGDGDDCPARHFDALLYLAFQHLDPSSERTRTRHVRNGHSRLWFLGQFVLELAFSEFFLQRYPRESPGPMRERVFALIGKRMLPKWIKAASLHNLVFPYDDLDRMIRKDREPPTKAVFWALFGAIYLCFGMPEVYRVLFEAFGMDPEEESCQPKLRRQLEDVDYVSVEFEKRQLTWQDVAAYRPPEDALFAHPRLFRACVPPGMHRFRGNIWDFDNRPKVMNILGYPLPKNDKIPEITEARNIELGLGLQLCFMHPSKYKFEHPRFCFERLEYVGQKIQDLVLAERLLMKHLDAPGRWLAEKHRRLLMNKYCGRYLRDKHLHHYIIYGETVQDRFEHNRRLRNPSTTAVQQAIHGLSYCVYGKPDVRRLMFEVFDFEQVQPKAV from the exons atggcaccgccggCCATGGCGTTCCAGGCACTGACCTTCTCCCCCCTCCCGCTCCACCTCCCCACCACGCGCCGCCGCGTCCGCGCGCTCGCCGTGGCCGCGGACCAGCCCCCGCAGTCGCCCCCCTCCGAGCCGGCCAACAGCCCGAGCCGGCTCCTCCGGGAGCTCGCCGAGCGGAAGAAGTACGTATCCCCCAAGAAGAAGCACCCGCCGCGCCGGTTCATCCTCAAACCCCCCCTCGACGACGAGCGCCTCACCCAGCGCTTCCTCAACAGCCCGCAGCTCTCGCTCAAGTCCCTCCCGCTCCTCTCCTCCTGCCTCCCCTCCGCGCCGCTCTCCGCCGCCGACCGCGCCTGGATGGACGAGTACCTCCTCGAGGCCAAGCAGGCGCTCGGCTACCCGCTCGCCCCCTCCGACAcgctcggcgacggcgacgactgcCCCGCGCGCCACTTCGATGCCCTCCTCTACCTCGCCTTCCAGCACCTCGACCCCTCCTCCGAGCGCACGCGGACGCGGCACGTGCGGAACGGGCATTCCAGGCTCTGGTTCCTGGGCCAGTTCGTGCTGGAGCTCGCCTTCTCCGAGTTCTTCCTGCAGCGGTACCCCAGGGAATCCCCTGGCCCCATGAGGGAGCGCGTGTTCGCGCTCATCGGGAAGAGGATGCTGCCCAAATGGATCAAAGCCGCCAGCCTGCATAATTTGGTGTTTCCTTACGACGATTTGGATAGGATGATACGCAAGGACCGGGAACCACCGACGAA GGCTGTATTCTGGGCACTATTTGGAGCTATATATCTGTGCTTTGGAATGCCTGAAGTCTATCGTGTTCTTTTTGAGGCGTTCGGTATGGACCCTGAAGAAGAGAGCTGTCAGCCAAAACTGCGGCGTCAACTAGAAGATGTTGACTATGTTTCAGTGGAGTTTGAAAAGAGACAACTCACGTGGCAAGATGTTGCTGCCTATCGG CCACCAGAAGATGCTCTTTTTGCTCATCCTAGGCTTTTCCGAGCATGTGTACCACCAGGCATGCATCGTTTCAGAGGAAACATTTGGGACTTCGATAATAGACCCAAAGTCATGAATATCTTAGGATATCCCTTGCCTAAGAATGATAAAATTCCAGAAATCACAGAAGCAAGGAACATAGAACTTGGACTTGGTCTTCAG TTGTGCTTCATGCATCCTTCGAAGTATAAGTTCGAGCATCCAAGATTTTGTTTCGAGCGCCTGGAATATGTTGGGCAGAAGATTCAG GATCTAGTATTGGCAGAGAGGCTGCTCATGAAGCATCTCGACGCACCCGGTAGGTGGTTGGCAGAGAAGCATAGGAGGTTGTTGATGAACAAGTACTGCGGACGGTACTTGCGGGACAAACACCTTCACCACTACATTATATATGGGGAGACTGTACAGGACAGATTTGAACACAACCGCCGGCTAAGAAATCCTTCCACGACCGCTGTccagcaagcaatacatgggctcTCGTACTGTGTCTATGGCAAGCCTGATGTCCGGCGATTAATGTTTGAGGTGTTTGACTTCGAACAGGTTCAGCCAAAAGCCGTATGA
- the LOC124660986 gene encoding uncharacterized protein LOC124660986, with amino-acid sequence MANPRRAIALQIHTQAPPFPAAAAASSPSSLPSSLLHFLKRPASFPFLLSLFLLLTWISLRFHQPAPSSSLRRPAVAHDPQANLVRYPAALHPTPIAADGRGWLLDPVAAARDAGLPGGALVCLSLHVGVIQPGGLRGNHRHHTCNETFVIWGAKTKFRLENAEVKGKGYGEAIIAADEVAIVASTRSTAHALINMDVRPTFFLGCQDTPINPNSSNTDYKVWKDL; translated from the exons ATGGCGAACCCGAGGAGGGCCATCGCGCTGCAAATCCACACCCAGGCCCCGCCATtccccgcggccgccgccgcatcctcgCCCTCCTCGCTGCCGTCGTCGCTCCTGCACTTCCTGAAGCGCCCGGCgtccttccccttcctcctctccctcttcctcctcctcacttGGATCTCCCTCCGCTTCCACCAACCCGCCCCTTCCTCCTCCCTTCGGCGTCCCGCCGTCGCCCACGACCCCCAGGCCAACCTCGTACGCTACCCAGCCGCCCTCCACCCCACCCCCATCGCCGCCGACGGACGTGGATGGCTCCTCGACCCTGTTGCTGCCGCCCGCGATGCCGGCCTCCCAG GTGGGGCCCTGGTTTGTCTCTCGCTACACGTAGGAGTTATCCAGCCAGGCGGTTTGCGTGGCAACCATCGTCACCATACATGCAACGAAACGTTTGTCATCTGGGGCGCAAAGACAAAATTCAGG TTAGAAAATGCTGAAGTAAAAGGTAAAGGATACGGAGAAGCTATAATTGCTGCTGATGAGGTGGCCATTGTTGCAAGCACAAGATCAACTGCACATGCGTTGATCAATATGGATGTGCGACCAACCTTCTTCTTGGGATGTCAAGATACACCGATAAATCCCAACAGTTCAAACACCGACTACAAGGTCTGGAAAGATCTCTGA